Proteins from a single region of Atribacteraceae bacterium:
- a CDS encoding monovalent cation/H+ antiporter complex subunit F, which translates to MSVFMSIALALCFSTLLCTYRLISGPTLPDRIVAASAITTKTLAILVLLAFMYDQKIFLDISITYALLAFLAVLAAARYLGTGRVG; encoded by the coding sequence ATGAGTGTTTTTATGTCGATCGCGCTGGCCTTGTGTTTCAGCACACTGTTATGTACTTATAGACTGATATCCGGTCCCACTTTGCCTGACCGGATAGTGGCAGCATCAGCGATTACCACCAAGACTCTGGCGATCCTGGTTCTCCTTGCTTTTATGTATGACCAGAAGATATTCCTCGACATCTCCATAACCTATGCCCTGCTGGCTTTCCTGGCGGTGCTGGCGGCCGCCCGATATCTGGGAACAGGGAGAGTAGGATGA
- the mnhG gene encoding monovalent cation/H(+) antiporter subunit G: protein MIFFYIIIEILVVLFLVLGALFFLLGTIGLLRFPDVYTRLHAVTKCDTLGLGLILVGLMLYEGATLTSVKIAFIIIFVFLTSPTAAHALARASYKHGVKQWDKSVLDRYKEASSGDGNI, encoded by the coding sequence ATGATCTTTTTTTACATAATAATCGAGATATTGGTGGTCCTCTTTCTCGTTTTGGGGGCATTGTTCTTCCTCCTGGGAACTATCGGTCTTCTTAGATTTCCTGATGTCTATACCCGGCTTCACGCCGTAACCAAATGTGATACGTTGGGACTGGGATTGATCCTGGTGGGGTTAATGCTGTATGAAGGGGCAACGCTAACCAGTGTGAAAATAGCCTTCATTATAATTTTTGTCTTTCTAACCAGTCCCACCGCCGCCCATGCCCTGGCCCGGGCGTCCTATAAACACGGGGTGAAACAATGGGACAAGAGTGTGTTGGACAGGTATAAGGAGGCCTCCTCAGGCGATGGGAATATTTGA
- a CDS encoding Na+/H+ antiporter subunit E, which produces MFGFWMLLSDRRDMMHLGFGLASSLLVALFSHDLLIRDSGSGNTLHWLGIFLRLIPFLGWLLWQIIIANIDVARRVIDPKMPIRPGIVKIRSNMKSDLAQTTLANSITLTPGTMTLDIVDGDIYIHCLAIEDEEKILKSEREFERQVERLFRKRPAGRQGQRRAP; this is translated from the coding sequence TTGTTTGGTTTTTGGATGCTGCTATCCGACCGGCGGGACATGATGCACCTTGGCTTCGGACTTGCTTCCTCTCTCCTGGTGGCCCTCTTCTCTCATGATTTGCTTATAAGAGACTCAGGATCGGGAAACACCCTTCACTGGCTGGGCATCTTCCTCAGACTTATACCGTTTTTGGGGTGGTTGCTCTGGCAAATCATTATTGCGAATATCGATGTTGCACGCCGGGTGATCGATCCCAAAATGCCAATACGACCAGGAATCGTCAAAATCAGGTCCAACATGAAAAGCGACTTGGCTCAAACCACGCTGGCAAACTCGATTACCCTGACCCCCGGCACCATGACCCTGGATATAGTGGATGGCGACATCTACATTCATTGCCTGGCAATTGAGGACGAAGAAAAGATACTGAAGAGTGAAAGGGAGTTTGAGAGACAAGTTGAACGCCTATTCAGAAAAAGGCCTGCCGGTAGGCAAGGTCAAAGGAGGGCACCCTGA
- a CDS encoding cation:proton antiporter subunit C, whose amino-acid sequence MIIEFIAINFPYLTSVALLLIGLYALIARRNLIKKVMGLNIFSTSVLLFLTSVGYKEGGAPPIKVPGIEVYVNPLPHALVLTGIVVSLALTCFVLVLTIKIYKEYGTLDSDKLSDL is encoded by the coding sequence ATGATAATTGAGTTCATAGCGATCAATTTTCCTTATCTTACTTCGGTGGCCCTGCTCCTTATAGGACTTTATGCCCTGATCGCGCGCAGAAATCTGATCAAGAAGGTTATGGGACTGAATATTTTCTCTACTTCAGTGTTGCTTTTCCTGACATCGGTGGGCTACAAAGAGGGTGGGGCGCCTCCCATAAAGGTACCAGGAATAGAGGTATATGTGAATCCGCTGCCCCATGCCCTGGTGCTCACCGGAATCGTGGTTTCCCTGGCGCTGACCTGTTTTGTTCTCGTTCTAACTATTAAGATATATAAAGAATATGGGACTTTGGATTCA
- the mbhE gene encoding hydrogen gas-evolving membrane-bound hydrogenase subunit E, which translates to MTRFRHLVTLIVLLGIGFILTMAVIDMPVFGDPEAPAHRHIAPRYIARAYEETGVPNMVTAIILDYRGYDTLGELTVIFAGGAAVLSLLVGRKH; encoded by the coding sequence ATGACTAGATTCAGGCATCTGGTGACACTTATTGTCTTACTGGGTATCGGGTTCATACTCACCATGGCGGTGATCGATATGCCGGTATTCGGCGATCCTGAAGCGCCCGCTCATCGCCATATCGCCCCCCGCTATATCGCCAGGGCCTACGAGGAAACCGGAGTGCCCAATATGGTTACCGCAATTATCCTTGACTACCGTGGATATGACACCCTGGGCGAGCTTACGGTGATATTTGCCGGCGGGGCAGCGGTGCTCTCTCTTCTTGTGGGGAGAAAGCACTGA
- a CDS encoding MnhB domain-containing protein codes for MTTVIIQTIARLLVPLIQLFGLYVIVHGPVSPGGGFQGGVIVGSSMILLALSYDLSSAEARLSHKVRIAMDSLGSLFFAGIGILGLLAGGVFLNYGVIPLPMPPAQVRGILILLVGVAIGIHIMALVASLFLHLAEEDHDN; via the coding sequence ATGACGACCGTAATTATTCAGACGATCGCTCGGTTACTGGTACCCCTTATACAACTGTTCGGGCTCTATGTCATCGTTCACGGACCGGTCAGCCCCGGCGGTGGTTTCCAGGGTGGGGTCATCGTGGGATCGAGCATGATACTGCTGGCGTTGTCTTACGATTTATCCAGCGCCGAAGCCAGGTTAAGTCACAAGGTGAGAATCGCTATGGATAGTCTCGGTTCTCTGTTTTTCGCCGGAATAGGAATATTGGGTTTGCTGGCCGGGGGTGTTTTCCTGAATTATGGCGTTATCCCCCTCCCCATGCCTCCGGCCCAAGTCAGGGGGATCCTGATTCTACTCGTCGGAGTGGCCATCGGAATTCACATCATGGCGCTGGTAGCCTCATTATTCCTACACCTGGCGGAGGAAGATCATGATAATTGA
- a CDS encoding hydrogenase subunit MbhD domain-containing protein: protein MGIFEFILLSFLMLLAVAVVFMRDLLAAAVVFAVYSLIMAIVFTRLKAPDVALTEAAVGAGITTLLFIVSIAKTIRREEDD, encoded by the coding sequence ATGGGAATATTTGAGTTTATACTGCTGTCTTTTCTGATGTTGTTGGCTGTCGCCGTGGTCTTTATGCGGGATTTGCTGGCTGCAGCCGTTGTTTTCGCGGTCTACAGCCTGATCATGGCCATAGTGTTCACCCGGTTGAAAGCTCCTGATGTAGCCTTAACCGAGGCAGCGGTGGGTGCAGGAATTACCACCCTGCTCTTCATTGTCAGCATAGCCAAGACAATCCGGAGGGAAGAAGATGACTAG